DNA sequence from the Euwallacea fornicatus isolate EFF26 chromosome 2, ASM4011564v1, whole genome shotgun sequence genome:
TTGGCGTAAACATCGAGCTCTGAAGTTGATACTCAACAATTACCATGTCGCCAAGTGACAATTCACTACTTCTCTCATTGCAGAATTGGCCTGAGCATGACTAAGAAAACCATCAAACTCTACGCAGACTTTTACGCCTCTGACATCATCGTGGCCTCCCCGTTGGGGCTGCGCACCATAATCGGTGCCCCCGGCGAGTCAGACCGCGATTTCGACTTCCTCGCCTCCATCGAACTCCTCATCCTTGACCAAACCGACGTGTTCTTCATGCAAAATTGGTTTCACGTACTTCACCTCTTCGAACACCTGCACCTCAAACCCAAAGAGTTGCACGGCACTGACGTATCGAGGGTGCGTCAGTGGAGTCTTAATCTCTGCGCAAAGTACTACCGACAAACGCTAGTGTTCAGTTCGATTATGTTACCGCATTTGGAAGCCTTATTTGCGAGGCAATGTTGGAACTATGCAGGCAAGGTAAAGGTGGCTAATAAGGTGGAGCGCGGGTCGGTGAACGGGGTCTACGTGCAGATGCAGCACGTTTTTCGAAAGTTTAGCGCTGGGAACGGTGTGGAGATGGTAGAGAAAAGATTCGAATTTTTCGTGCAAAAGGTGCTGCCCGCTCAGCGAGATTCGGGCATGCGTCAAACTTTGATCTATGTGCCCAGTTACTACGACTATGTGCGGCTGCGTAATTACTTTAAAAGTGAGGATTTGAGTTTTGTGCAGATTTGCGAGTATTCGAAGGTGAGTGTTTAGATGAATTTGTGGTTTTGAAAGGTGTTGCACTATTCTCATTTGAAACTATTTTATGctaaatcacatttttatatttacaaggACTCAAAAGTAGCCAGAGCCCGCGATATGTTCTACCACGGAGATGCCCACTTTCTCCTCTACACGGAACGTTACCACTTTTACCATCGCATTAAACTCAAAGGCGTGCGTCATTTGATTTTCTACCAACCCCCCACTTACCCCCACTTCTACTCAGAGATGTGCAACTTGATGCAGGtgctaaaatgattttttgcttgagattttaaattggcaatttgagtatttttcAGGAGTACAACATGAACAAGAAGGTGGGGAGCATGGACAATATGTCGGTAACTGTGATCTACACCAAATTGGACTTGCTGCAGCTTGCCCCCATTGTGGGGACGGAGAGGGCCGTGAGAGTGACCGAGTCGGACAGGGACGTGCATATGTTCCTTACGGCAGGAATTTAGAGggaatttcataattattttttattgtatagCCCCAAATTGCGTCCACAGAAATCCGACTTAAGTACGGGATGTTGCGTTAGGCACAGCTTTGCGGTTACTATTGTCCGGGCGCATTTCACAATTACATGAACTAAAGACTATTTTATGAGTTATCTTGAAATTAACGTGTTAAATGAAAGCACTGAACGGCCATTTGTCTAAAAGCATTTCTATAGaaagtttggaaaaaatgtttagtaaCGGACTTCCGTTTGTTgcgttatttttttgttttaattctgCAGATGGTCAAAGAAATTACATAATTCTAAGATGTTTATTATGGCGACCTCTCGGAGACAGTAGCGTAAGGTTGAAAGCAGCATTATAGAACTCGACCGCGAGaaaagataaattaattaatggtCGCGCTCTCTCTAGGGCTATAGCGCAACGTTAACAAACATCATTATAGAACTTCAGTGTAATTTCGCACATTTTCAGCAGAGGGCGCTAGTAATTCTTTTAACTTTTGATTGCAAAAAGGCCCACATGCGCGTTCGAAGTTACCAGGCAAATTCCTACAGTGTTGGCGAGATATTTGGTACGTTATTGTGCAGAGCAAAGATTCTCATTGTCcttttgtttcaatatttccTACTTCGGACGCAGTTTTTCACCTTTTTGCAATGACACGAATCCTTTTACTAATTTCTGATTGGAACCTGAAGTTTTTGTTGCTTAGTAGACTAGTAGAATCCCTCTATATGGAACATACATAGAATAGAGGGACTTGTGCTTCAGATATTCCTTACAAAAATCCACTTGAGCAGGGCAATGAAATAAGACACTGAAgtttaattcaatatattaaaacataaaaatataaaacaataaatgaggtaatatgtataatataccgatttaattttttaacacctAACATATTACATGATATCACATGTTCATTTGCACACATCCGAGTGTTGTACGTAAATGTAATTATTGACGAAACGTCGATGTGGGACGATCAAACACGGCATCGCTGCCGAGGGGGGCCCCTACAAGGCGTACAATCCCACCCTGTAGGGGCCTCAAACTTAAATTGaacgaaaatgtattttattgcaGCCTtagttttatcgaaaaatatcttttttgaaGCTGgttttctctctctttttttttagaatattttgaaaattattggtgATTGCCATTTTTGCCAAAACTGAAGCCTTAACAGAGTTAATTTGTGCCCTCATATTATTATCTGTTCCAGCTTAGAATTTAGGCTTAAATTGACCGACACTCATACGAATTTCTGCTTTAGACCAAGGCAAGAGCTATGGATGAAACTTAAAGGCTTCTTCTTCCACTAAATCGAAATAACTCTAAGAGAATTATGGCGTTTACACTTAGACATTATTCTATCGCCTTCCTCATTCGAGAAGTCACTGGGGACGGTTCAAAAAGAgtcgttttttgtgtttttttcctttcaaaaggGAGTTTTATATCAAACCTTAATACTGGCTCGTGACTTCTTGGCAGAGTGCGGCAAAGATGACTAGAGAAGTCACCCAGCGAAGAGCTATGTTAGGTAGTAATCAATTCAAGAGACTAAAAACTAAATGTTCAAGGAACTGCTTTGCTATAGTGTTTGAAGACAAGGATCCGCTCGCTGGGCCTTAATAATATCCATTACTTTACCGCCAAAAACCTTATAAATTTCACattataatttcttaaaacagTTTTGTTATAGTAACGTTTATTTAGTTATGTACAAACATATACGCTTATAGCTACGCTTATATCCTCTCTTATGTACACTAGGCCTATTTACACAAtaactatatacagggtaggTAGATATAAATGCCGGGGTGGCGCTAATATCATCGATTAGTGGTTTTTGCCTAAGTTCATTGAGCCACGCAGCGTAGATCTGCCTCcagggaaaaatgtatatattctaATTGCGTATAAAAAATAGCTTTGTCTTGTATAATAAAGGGTACGTCATTGAAATTAAGCACCATTTTGTTCGACAGACCATTTGAGAGGATTTTGAGAGGTGAGTGGACCCAAAAGCCTAAGCAAAGGGACCTACTTGGGTCATCCTCGGCAGCTCTTTGAGGGTCCAAACGAACTCTTGCAACCCCCTTTTTCGTACATTTTATAAAAGTGAAATGTGACCGTGAGAAACCGTAGAAATCGGATTTCGCGCCCTCTCtgaaaattaatcgaaaactGCAATGAAGATGGCGCCACTTCTGCCAACTAACtccatttgaaattattgtaaCTAGTAGGAACAGGATGCTTTGACACCACTTCTGGGACCGAGAACCACCCTCTGGAATTTAGCAGGCTCGTACTTACCGAAGCTGTCGGGCGTTTAAGAGAGATTAAATGCGAGTGCGAAGTGCTGCAAAAGGAAAACTGCCACCTCTAAAGACGAGTCGGCAGTAATCAAATCAGGTTAGCGCCATCTACGAAAAACTCTTCTAAAACCTACTTCTTCGGCGTTTTAAAATGCAGGTGGCGTCATCTATGAAAATCAACTCTAATAACTTAAATCTAGGGCTATTTTGAGCTGGACTGACTTAAACAGAATTAACCCAAATTAATAAGTGCCATAAGTGTGCGAGTTTAGCGCCATCACTTGGAGCTGGGCAAAAGCTTTGGATTTTTATCGTCGCCATTTGTGAAGATTTACATTTTCAGACCATGGTAGAGAAGCTAAACGTAAGAGTAGAGATGTAGAAGTAGATATTAGGACGATCTCTGGGAGCGAGGAAGATGCGTTGAAATTTAGCTAGTATTATCTACGAAACAACCCTTTCTCTTTTCAGTTCTAATGGGCTGACGTCAATTGTTCCAAGCTCCGTATGAAAAGCGCAATACAGTAATTTTTAGCGTAATCAGAGCAATAGGAATTATTTTAAGCGGGCACAATCGATGAAAGATTGTCCATAACCTAAAACTCTCATCATTTtagagaatttaaatatgaaatgcGGTGCACATCAAATTTGTAGATTAAGTTTGATTTGTTGTTAGAAAGAAAGCTTTTCAAGTTTAACTGGCGCCATCTGTGAAACACGTTTTATGCAATCCAGGTGTTTATCCATTTTGGAGAACTCCCAATGCCGAAGAGTTATTAGAGAAAGTTGATGCCATCTGTGGAGCCGCAGGAAAGCAAATGCTGAATTTAATTCTGTGAGCAATCCGAGGTTTCCCACAAATACCACCAAAAACTAGAATACATTGCGACTTTCCACTTGCAGGGAAAATCTCAGTTTAATCTCTAGTCTCTAGTACCAATAAGCGATATTTACCGACAGGTGGTGAAAACTAAATCTTCTAAAGTTTGGCTAATTCGCTTATATAGGGGGTGTCTCCCTGATTATGTGGTTGGTTTATCACACACCTAACAGTAAATTGATGTTCGTTGAAAAATTACGGCTAGGCAACCTTCAAGACTTTTGGGTCCTCTCTATTCAGAAGTGGCTCGCTTCTTAAGCCATCTACGCTGCGCCAAATAAGAATTAATTATTGAGCGATCGAGATCAAATTTCCGTTGGTTGGTGAGAAGTAAGTACCCACAAAAGTAACGCAACCGCCTTAATTGAAAAGAGCAGCTTTGCTCACGCATCGGCGAAAGAGTCCTAACTTAACTTACGGATCACAACCTGAGTAGAAGAGCAGAGCACCGCCGAGTGCTTATTGCTACGTGCCGCCCACTAACACCTGCACGAATCCGTCCCACTCGTTCACCGAATCAGTCCGTGACGTGGACGGTTCCTTCCACTCGTCGCTATTATTGCTGAGTCCGAGCTCCGCGTAGAGCTCGTTGTTGTTCATCGCCTCTAAGTCACTCTGGCTGGTTAGACTCAGCACAGAGCTCCAGTTGATCGGCCTTCCTAGCTCGCTATCTTCGTCCCCCAGGCCCGAATCAGTGTCGGGGGCTGCGCTAGGGAAGGGGGTGGCTCTCCCCGAGGAACAGGCCATGTCGCGCAAGCTCTGCTCATAGTTATTGGGCTCCGTGACTGGGCATGGCCTCGTGGGGGGAGTCATCTCGGGTAACATGGGGTAACTGGGTTCCGGCGGGTCCGCCTCCATCTCCCGCTCCAACCGCCTGAGAGTGTTGCAGATGAGCACCGACCTGCGCAACGAGGGGTCAGAGCATTGCCGGTACCTCGCCAGCTTGCACATGGAGAGGTTTAACACAGCCAGCCTTCTTTGTCGGTAGCAGGGCACGTGACACCACCGTGTCCTACCATCGCAGCAACGTACGCGCGTTTTCACCTGGGGCGAAGCACCTAGCTCCAGGTACGACTTCCCGTTCTCTTCGCAGCGGATTGTCTGTTGCTGCGGGGGCTGGTAGTACTGCCAATAGTCGGTTTGGGATTGGTATCTAAGGTAAATctccagtaaaaaaaaaaaaagtcctcAAAAGGAAGAGCAAACATACCTCCCATAGGGTTGTTGAGGGACAGGAGTGGCAAACCTTGGGGGGTCAAAGGGGGGCACCATTCCGGCGCACTTCTCGTCGTCACTGAGCTCGTCCTCGAACTCGTCGTCGTCAAACTCGTCCTCGCTGAGTAGCGAGGCCGCCAATGAGGGCGTGGGTGCTCGCCAGGCGTCCGCCGCGGGCACCGCCACCGCCCTCAGGCGGGCGATACAGTCGTCGCTGCTCGTCGATGCGGAAGAGGATGACTCCCACTTACAAGATTTCGCATTCGGGGTCACTTCGGCGTCCAAAGACTCGAACTTACGCTTTCCGGTTACTACCGCTGTGGTGGTCGCCTGCAAACCCATCATGGCACAACTCTGAAACAAGAGAAACTCCCATTATTATAACGTTAATTGCAGGAGGGTAGTGTTAGAACATGTTGCCATCTGTATGACAGTTAAATAAGCTTAAAACCTGGAACGGAACATCGAGAACGCCACCTACGTTAACTGAAACAGATTGTATTAAAATCAAGACAGGGTATTTTAGTGAGAGCGCAAAATTTCCTTGAGTTAAGTTGTTGTAAAGAAAATCATGCAAAAGACCTCTCATCGGGTTAATTGAAATGACTTTGATTTCATAATTCATCAAGAAACTCCGCCTTATcacgtgaaaaataatacacatttaatgttgaatttccaataaaatcgTTTAATTCATTTATAGTTTCGCAGGCGCCATCTGTGTGAGAATGGCAGAAACTGCGCAGTGGTGCTAGCAGGATAGGTAGTTGGTTGTGCCACAGAGAGCGCCAATAGTTTTCACAGAAAGAGAATCAAGTTTATTGTACTTCCTGTTATCCTCCGCAACTGAACGCGATCGAGTTTCTGagtataatttaaattgaagccTTGCGGTTGTCGCACAGGTGATAtctcaaataatgaaataattttttggtgATTTCGGGAGACAGACAAGACATTTATTCTTAATCAGTTGTTTTGTCCTTTTTAGATTGACCGTTACCAACACCATCTATAAGCCAGTGGCGAAGAAGATAAGTGCATCACTTTAGGATTTTCAACTTCTATGGGGAGCGTTCAGTTAAAAGCTTCCCAACTCCGCATGTCAGTTTACTATATGATTATTCATCTTACGATGTTAATGTAATGGTAGCTAAGTTATTAAGAGGAAATATCTCGTCCGGGTTGCCCTCTGAGATGCCGGACAACCTGTTATTATAAGACTCATTTGCCTACAACTAATAATGCCCCGGCAATGGGCAGAGTAGTCTTGGCCATGTATGTGACAGCCGAGAGGAGCCAGTAGTAAATTATTGCGTTCTCTAATTGCACAAATAAGTCGCCGCCGAACGAGGCAAAGTACGCCGCTGTTGCCAGGTCTACAGGGAGATGTATTTCGCCCTCTAAAATCTGGTAGAAGTACTAGGGACGGAAGTCTGACTGTCTTCGCTAGGGAGCAATAGCAGTCAGTTGTTTTGTTGCTCGTAAGAACGCCATCTAAAAGTTGGTAGCCGCATTAGGGGATGAAACAGTAGTGCGCTCGCTAAATGGCGCCAGCCATCAGTGTTTTTACTGCCATTGGCATCTAAAGTCCGGTAGCTTTACTTAGGGTTGTTGGCGCTATCTTTACAGGATGTTAGTCATTGCGTAACATGTCTTCATgttattttcatgtttttgccGGCTCTAGGGCACTCAGCCAAAGCTAAACGAAGGCAAAAATAAGCGGTTCTAACGCGCTGTCGCTCGTATTTCGAAACAGGATGTTTTTAACGATGATATAGCGGTTGTGGCATTTCTTGCAACTCCGCCACTTGGCAACGCGGCCCCGCGTTCGTGTTGTAAACGTCCCATGGTCGAAAATAACCTTGAGGAGACGTAGTTTCTCATGACACAAGCACAGGCGAGCGAACGAACGGGCGATCGGCCTTCGACCAAGTAAAACCGGCCCCGTGATGCCGCGTTGCCACGTTTAAGTTGCCTGCGGGGCGTTGCCACATTTCTTTTTGGGAAACCTTCAAATTCGCCATCAGAGATTAGTccaaattttaggaaaaaaaatgcaattaacgCCTAATTATGGTTGAAAAGGTGGCAGCATGGTCGTTGCGTGTAGAACCGCAGTACCACCAGCACTAGGGAAAAAAGGTAATGAGCATTTTTTAGGCAATTTGGAAGGTTTCAGTGGAATTTTCGCGATGGAGAGTGCCGAGTATTGAGCGCGCACCATCCAACAGTACTCGGGGTACTTTGGATGGCAATTTGCTCCTACGTCACATGTTATTTGTCGAGGCAGCAGcgttataattattattatctacAGTACCGAGAACAACCTTGCGGGTTTTTGATGCAGTGGCGTTTTGGCGGCTTTCCGGGGTACCACCATTTATTTTATAGAAGAAAAAGCAGGAGCTTGTATCGGgaataaaaaaacgttttttaacaCCAACACGGCAATGAGTTCATCACAGAAAGAGTTTCGATCTTTCCTCAACGTCTTTACCCTAAACCAATACACGTGACGCGCCAGTGGCGTACGGGGACTTCAACTACCTATATAAAACCACAAATCCTGGATTAGTTTAGACTCCTAGATTGCTTCCACATTAATAATCGCACCACTgtggtttgtttttttattttttggagtTGCTGGTTAACGTTTACGTGAAATTCGTGTTCATTTTAACTTTTGTAGCAGTGGCGTCCGAAGGGGTGAGGGGGTCAGCGTTGGAGATATAACTTGTGCACTTTGAAAACTAtaatattcgaaaaatcaCTAACTGAAAGCAATATCTGCACACCTCTGAGACTTTGTCGAGACATAAACACGAGTGCACGTGGCAATGTGTAAAAAACGCGCTTACTTCACTTAAAACACAGCGGCTTGGTGCGAACACTTCAAGGGTCAATTCTAATTAGCCACATAATTGTTCAGATTATTGgcgaattaaattaaaaatttcccatGTTCCACTACTAAATTCCCGGCAGGATTACAGTTCTATGAAGTTTTAGCAtgtagcgattttttttttaatttatagagGAGTAGCGGCGCACGAGGTGAGGATTAGAAAGTTTCtctcatgaaaaatttaaaaacaataaatcaacATATGCACGTCCCTGATTTCTTGCAGATCCGTTGACAAAAGCGCTCTGACCAAAACGTAAAATAGATGctccatttaaaacatatttagacAGTGTTGTACCGGACATTCATCAGGAGAACTTCTCGCTTATGTGCCAGTAGTGGTTTACTTTCTGGGtaatttaattcgaaaaattaattattactacGAGACTGAGTTTTCTGCAGGTTTAAAGCATTTTGAGTCTCCTACAAGCAATAAGCGTTTGGACCGAGCGCAAAGAGACACAGCGGCGTCGCAAATTGCTATACTGCTTgcgaaatatttgaaaaatgactaCTTCGAAGTTAATAATCTTTCGTCAGTGGATTTTTGCAGCGTCGAAACCGAAGTATTAGCAGTGAAAGATAAGGTATGCACCGTCGTAGAAAATAACAGTAGTGGATCCTACACACTTCAGAGAGTTTGATCAGCAAATGGTCAGGTTCGTGGCTATtgtaattggaaaattaatgaCGATACGCCAATGCGCCGTCTTGAAAATTGAAGTGTGCTTAAcatttaatagaattttcatttcagcGGAGAGATATACAGTGGCATAGCAGCTGACGATGATGAGGGTTCAGCAGTAAAAGATTTAGAAAACTCACtccttgttaaaaaaaattacaccaaCCTTGTTTGAAATTAACACTTGCACGCAAACAACTTGAGAAATGCGCCTGAGCGCACGT
Encoded proteins:
- the tara gene encoding uncharacterized protein tara isoform X3 produces the protein MWCETQSCAMMGLQATTTAVVTGKRKFESLDAEVTPNAKSCKWESSSSASTSSDDCIARLRAVAVPAADAWRAPTPSLAASLLSEDEFDDDEFEDELSDDEKCAGMVPPFDPPRFATPVPQQPYGRYQSQTDYWQYYQPPQQQTIRCEENGKSYLELGASPQVKTRVRCCDGRTRWCHVPCYRQRRLAVLNLSMCKLARYRQCSDPSLRRSVLICNTLRRLEREMEADPPEPSYPMLPEMTPPTRPCPVTEPNNYEQSLRDMACSSGRATPFPSAAPDTDSGLGDEDSELGRPINWSSVLSLTSQSDLEAMNNNELYAELGLSNNSDEWKEPSTSRTDSVNEWDGFVQVLVGGT
- the tara gene encoding uncharacterized protein tara isoform X1, whose amino-acid sequence is MCLVTREPPHLSPGATASTSCAMMGLQATTTAVVTGKRKFESLDAEVTPNAKSCKWESSSSASTSSDDCIARLRAVAVPAADAWRAPTPSLAASLLSEDEFDDDEFEDELSDDEKCAGMVPPFDPPRFATPVPQQPYGRYQSQTDYWQYYQPPQQQTIRCEENGKSYLELGASPQVKTRVRCCDGRTRWCHVPCYRQRRLAVLNLSMCKLARYRQCSDPSLRRSVLICNTLRRLEREMEADPPEPSYPMLPEMTPPTRPCPVTEPNNYEQSLRDMACSSGRATPFPSAAPDTDSGLGDEDSELGRPINWSSVLSLTSQSDLEAMNNNELYAELGLSNNSDEWKEPSTSRTDSVNEWDGFVQVLVGGT
- the tara gene encoding uncharacterized protein tara isoform X2, whose protein sequence is MGVRRRGQAREGTKSCAMMGLQATTTAVVTGKRKFESLDAEVTPNAKSCKWESSSSASTSSDDCIARLRAVAVPAADAWRAPTPSLAASLLSEDEFDDDEFEDELSDDEKCAGMVPPFDPPRFATPVPQQPYGRYQSQTDYWQYYQPPQQQTIRCEENGKSYLELGASPQVKTRVRCCDGRTRWCHVPCYRQRRLAVLNLSMCKLARYRQCSDPSLRRSVLICNTLRRLEREMEADPPEPSYPMLPEMTPPTRPCPVTEPNNYEQSLRDMACSSGRATPFPSAAPDTDSGLGDEDSELGRPINWSSVLSLTSQSDLEAMNNNELYAELGLSNNSDEWKEPSTSRTDSVNEWDGFVQVLVGGT